The Malaclemys terrapin pileata isolate rMalTer1 chromosome 24, rMalTer1.hap1, whole genome shotgun sequence genome contains a region encoding:
- the LOC128828734 gene encoding perilipin-3-like isoform X1, translating into MASENKATNTGPPKAEEEHQVNIVNRVARLPFISSAYNLVSSAYSYTKGIHPYISNICSVAETVAAMAVGSAVGGVQPILSHLEPQITSVNEYACKGLDKLEENLPFLQQPTEQVISDTKQMVSTKVMSAVDAAYGAKDAVASRVAGAVDVTKDVVQDSVELTKSVVSSTVNTAKEAACGAKDIVTNRVTKAVDLTRGTVQDSVELTKSVVSSTVNTAKEAAYGAKGIVTNRVTEAVDLTRGTVQDSVELTKSVVTSTVNTAKEAACGAKDIVTSKVNTVVGRSREAVQDGVEMTSFVVTNSLNKAKAAGQLVASGVDAVLEKSQALVDHYLPLTNEELVKLAIAIEGFNMASVEEQKQRQSYFVRLGSLSNKVRHRAYQHSLNKLRLIKQNTQHSLSQLQLAINLIEYVKQGVGHKLQDSLEKLQQLWIEWSRTQPRGSASQPEVEPRTLAMVRIITQQLHPAYVNLVSSIQGLPSNIQETVHQAVNNVQQLHASFSRADSFQDLSSSSLTQSREKMTKAQESLEALLEYVSHNTPLNWLVGPFSPSVGATQEATGEPKEIMMIEMTSSAPQEVASAQKKVAEVPKAPEKEMAVALKEEAKIPKAPKESMKALKKALEELTKASEKTVAKETKTYP; encoded by the exons ATGGCATCTGAAAACAAGGCCACGAATACTGGCCCTCCAAAGGCTGAAGAAGAGCATCAAGTG AACATAGTAAACAGGGTGGCCAGATTGCCCTTTATCAGCTCTGCCTACAACCTGGTCTCCTCTGCTTACAGCTACACCAAGGGGATACATCCGTACATCAGCAACATCTGCAGCGTGGCAGAGACCGTGGCTGCCATGGCAGTGGGCAGCGCAGTTGGTGGCGTGCAGCCAATTCTAAGCCACCTGGAACCTCAGA tCACATCGGTAAATGAGTACGCCTGCAAGGGACTGGACAAACTGGAGGAGAACCTGCCCTTCCTTCAACAACCAACGGAGCAG GTCATTTCAGACACCAAGCAGATGGTGTCTACTAAAGTGATGAGTGCGGTGGATGCTGCCTATGGCGCGAAAGATGCGGTGGCCAGCAGAGTGGCCGGCGCTGTAGATGTAACCAAAGATGTTGTCCAGGACAGCGTTGAGCTGACCAAATCAGTGGTGTCCTCCACAGTCAATACTGCCAAGGAAGCTGCCTGTGGTGCAAAGGACATTGTGACCAACAGGGTGACCAAAGCAGTGGACCTGACCAGAGGGACTGTCCAGGACAGCGTCGAGCTGACCAAATCAGTGGTGTCCTCCACTGTCAATACTGCCAAGGAAGCTGCCTATGGTGCAAAGGGCATTGTGACCAACAGGGTGACCGAAGCAGTGGACCTGACCAGAGGGACTGTCCAGGACAGCGTTGAGCTGACCAAATCAGTGGTGACCTCCACTGTCAATACTGCCAAGGAAGCTGCTTGTGGTGCAAAGGACATTGTGACCAGCAAAGTGAATACAGTTGTAGGGCGGAGCAGAGAGGCTGTCCAGGACGGCGTGGAGATGACCAGTTTCGTGGTGACCAACAGCCTAAATAAAGCCAAGGCAGCGGGCCAGCTGGTGGCGAGTGGAGTGGATGCTGTGCTAGAGAAATCACAGGCGCTGGTGGATCACTACCTCCCCCTGACAAATGAGGAACTGG TTAAACTTGCCATAGCCATCGAGGGTTTCAACATGGCCTCCGTGGAAGAACAGAAACAGCGTCAGAGTTACTTCGTGCGCCTGGGTTCCCTCTCAAACAAAGTCCGCCACCGAGCCTACCAGCACTCCCTGAACAAGCTGCGGCTTATCAAGCAAAACACCCAGCACAGTCTTTCCCAACTCCAGCTGGCAATAAACCTC ATCGAATACGTAAAACAGGGCGTTGGGCATAAGCTTCAGGATAGCCTGGAGAAGCTTCAACAGCTGTGGATTGAGTGGAGCCGGACCCAGCCGAGAGGGAGTGCTTCCCAGCCTGAG GTCGAGCCTCGTACTCTAGCCATGGTGCGGATCATCACCCAGCAGCTGCACCCTGCCTATGTGAATCTGGTCTCCAGCATCCAAGGCCTCCCCAGCAACATCCAGGAAACAGTGCACCAGGCTGTTAACAACGTGCAGCAGCTCCACGCTTCCTTTTCCAGAGCTGATTCCTTCCAGGAcctctccagcagctccctgaccCAGAGCCGGGAGAAAATGACAAAGGCCCAGGAGTCTCTGGAGGCCCTACTGGAGTACGTCTCACACAACACTCCCCTCAACTGGCTTGTGGGCCCCTTCTCTCCGTCAGTCGGAGCGACCCAAGAAGCCACAGGGGAGCCGAAAGAAATTATGATGATAGAGATGACATCATCTGCACCGCAAGAGGTGGCTTCAGCACAGAAGAAGGTGGCTGAGGTCCCCAAGGCACCAGAGAAGGAGATGGCTGTGGCACTGAAGGAGGAGGCCAAAATACCTAAAGCACCAAAGGAGTCAATGAAAGCACTGAAGAAGGCATTAGAGGAATTGACCAAGGCATCAGAGAAGACAGTGGCTAAAGAAACTAAGACATATCCTTGA
- the LOC128828734 gene encoding perilipin-3-like isoform X2: MAVGSAVGGVQPILSHLEPQITSVNEYACKGLDKLEENLPFLQQPTEQVISDTKQMVSTKVMSAVDAAYGAKDAVASRVAGAVDVTKDVVQDSVELTKSVVSSTVNTAKEAACGAKDIVTNRVTKAVDLTRGTVQDSVELTKSVVSSTVNTAKEAAYGAKGIVTNRVTEAVDLTRGTVQDSVELTKSVVTSTVNTAKEAACGAKDIVTSKVNTVVGRSREAVQDGVEMTSFVVTNSLNKAKAAGQLVASGVDAVLEKSQALVDHYLPLTNEELVKLAIAIEGFNMASVEEQKQRQSYFVRLGSLSNKVRHRAYQHSLNKLRLIKQNTQHSLSQLQLAINLIEYVKQGVGHKLQDSLEKLQQLWIEWSRTQPRGSASQPEQVEPRTLAMVRIITQQLHPAYVNLVSSIQGLPSNIQETVHQAVNNVQQLHASFSRADSFQDLSSSSLTQSREKMTKAQESLEALLEYVSHNTPLNWLVGPFSPSVGATQEATGEPKEIMMIEMTSSAPQEVASAQKKVAEVPKAPEKEMAVALKEEAKIPKAPKESMKALKKALEELTKASEKTVAKETKTYP, encoded by the exons ATGGCAGTGGGCAGCGCAGTTGGTGGCGTGCAGCCAATTCTAAGCCACCTGGAACCTCAGA tCACATCGGTAAATGAGTACGCCTGCAAGGGACTGGACAAACTGGAGGAGAACCTGCCCTTCCTTCAACAACCAACGGAGCAG GTCATTTCAGACACCAAGCAGATGGTGTCTACTAAAGTGATGAGTGCGGTGGATGCTGCCTATGGCGCGAAAGATGCGGTGGCCAGCAGAGTGGCCGGCGCTGTAGATGTAACCAAAGATGTTGTCCAGGACAGCGTTGAGCTGACCAAATCAGTGGTGTCCTCCACAGTCAATACTGCCAAGGAAGCTGCCTGTGGTGCAAAGGACATTGTGACCAACAGGGTGACCAAAGCAGTGGACCTGACCAGAGGGACTGTCCAGGACAGCGTCGAGCTGACCAAATCAGTGGTGTCCTCCACTGTCAATACTGCCAAGGAAGCTGCCTATGGTGCAAAGGGCATTGTGACCAACAGGGTGACCGAAGCAGTGGACCTGACCAGAGGGACTGTCCAGGACAGCGTTGAGCTGACCAAATCAGTGGTGACCTCCACTGTCAATACTGCCAAGGAAGCTGCTTGTGGTGCAAAGGACATTGTGACCAGCAAAGTGAATACAGTTGTAGGGCGGAGCAGAGAGGCTGTCCAGGACGGCGTGGAGATGACCAGTTTCGTGGTGACCAACAGCCTAAATAAAGCCAAGGCAGCGGGCCAGCTGGTGGCGAGTGGAGTGGATGCTGTGCTAGAGAAATCACAGGCGCTGGTGGATCACTACCTCCCCCTGACAAATGAGGAACTGG TTAAACTTGCCATAGCCATCGAGGGTTTCAACATGGCCTCCGTGGAAGAACAGAAACAGCGTCAGAGTTACTTCGTGCGCCTGGGTTCCCTCTCAAACAAAGTCCGCCACCGAGCCTACCAGCACTCCCTGAACAAGCTGCGGCTTATCAAGCAAAACACCCAGCACAGTCTTTCCCAACTCCAGCTGGCAATAAACCTC ATCGAATACGTAAAACAGGGCGTTGGGCATAAGCTTCAGGATAGCCTGGAGAAGCTTCAACAGCTGTGGATTGAGTGGAGCCGGACCCAGCCGAGAGGGAGTGCTTCCCAGCCTGAG CAGGTCGAGCCTCGTACTCTAGCCATGGTGCGGATCATCACCCAGCAGCTGCACCCTGCCTATGTGAATCTGGTCTCCAGCATCCAAGGCCTCCCCAGCAACATCCAGGAAACAGTGCACCAGGCTGTTAACAACGTGCAGCAGCTCCACGCTTCCTTTTCCAGAGCTGATTCCTTCCAGGAcctctccagcagctccctgaccCAGAGCCGGGAGAAAATGACAAAGGCCCAGGAGTCTCTGGAGGCCCTACTGGAGTACGTCTCACACAACACTCCCCTCAACTGGCTTGTGGGCCCCTTCTCTCCGTCAGTCGGAGCGACCCAAGAAGCCACAGGGGAGCCGAAAGAAATTATGATGATAGAGATGACATCATCTGCACCGCAAGAGGTGGCTTCAGCACAGAAGAAGGTGGCTGAGGTCCCCAAGGCACCAGAGAAGGAGATGGCTGTGGCACTGAAGGAGGAGGCCAAAATACCTAAAGCACCAAAGGAGTCAATGAAAGCACTGAAGAAGGCATTAGAGGAATTGACCAAGGCATCAGAGAAGACAGTGGCTAAAGAAACTAAGACATATCCTTGA